A single Suricata suricatta isolate VVHF042 chromosome 2, meerkat_22Aug2017_6uvM2_HiC, whole genome shotgun sequence DNA region contains:
- the PEG10 gene encoding LOW QUALITY PROTEIN: retrotransposon-derived protein PEG10 (The sequence of the model RefSeq protein was modified relative to this genomic sequence to represent the inferred CDS: inserted 1 base in 1 codon), giving the protein MRNKKLLKTKRRKGGRGGQDPGLHPHRSEATPGRSPPTPTLTLGPDCPPPPPPPPPNGPSSSSSSCSSSSSSSSSSRSGPRGQYIPNLAERRRDDLSEEINNLREKVMKQSEENNNLQNQVQKLTEENTTLREQVEPTPQDEEDDLELRGAAAAAAPPTPVEEECPDDLPEKFDGNPDMLVPFMAQCQLFMEKSTRDFSVDRVRVCFVTSMMTGRAARWASAKLERSHYLMHNYPAFMTEMKHVFEDPQRREAAKRKIRRLRQGMGSVIDYSNAFQMIAQDLDWNEPALIDQYHEGLSDHIQAELSRLEVAKSLSALIGQCIHIERRLARAAAARKPRSPPRALVLPHIPSHHQVDPTEPVGGARMRLTQEEKERRRKLNLCLYCGNGGHYADNCPAKASKASPXGKLPGPAVEGPSATGPELIRSPQDDASSPHLQVMLQIHLPGRHTLFVRAMIDSGASGNFIDHEYVAQNGIPLRVKDWPILVEAIDGRPIASGPVVHETHDLIVDLGDHREVLSFDVTQSPFFPVVLGVRWLSTHDPNITWSTRSIVFDSEYCRYHCRMYSPIPPSLPPPAQPSFYYPVDGYRVYQPVRYYYVQNVYTPVDENVYPDHRLVDPNIEMIPGAHSIPSGHVYSLSEPEMAALREFVARNVKDGLITPTIAPNGAQVLQVKRGWKLQVSYDCRAPNNFTIQNQYPRLSIPNLDDQAHLATYTEFVPQIPGYQTYPTYATYPTYPVGFAWYPVGRDGHGRSLYVPVMITWNPHWYRQPPVPQYPPPQPPPPPPPPPPPPSYSTM; this is encoded by the exons aaacaaaaagcttttgaaaacaaaaagaagaaagggtggAAGAGGAGGCCAGGATCCAGGCCTCCATCCTCACAGGAGCGAAGCTACACCTGGGAGGTCTCCTCCCACTCCAACTCTCACCCTGGGGCCCGactgcccacctcctcctcctcctcctccccccaacggcccttcctcctcctcttcctcctgctcctcctcctcttcttcttcttcctcctcacgCAGCGGCCCAAGAGGCCAGTACATCCCCAACCTGGCCGAACGAAGGCGGGACGATCTCTCTGAAGAGATCAACAACCTCAGAGAGAAGGTCATGAAGCAGTCGGAGGAGAACAACAACCTGCAGAACCAGGTGCAGAAGCTCACGGAGGAGAACACCACCCTCCGCGAGCAGGTGGAGCCCACCCCTCAGGATGAGGAGGATGACCTCGAGCTCCGAGGTGCTGCGGCCGCCGCTGCCCCGCCCACTCCCGTAGAGGAAGAGTGCCCAGATGACCTTCCCGAGAAGTTTGACGGCAACCCAGACATGCTGGTTCCTTTCATGGCCCAGTGCCAGCTCTTCATGGAAAAGAGCACCCGCGATTTCTCCGTCGATCGTGTCCGCGTCTGCTTCGTGACCAGCATGATGACCGGCCGTGCCGCCCGCTGGGCCTCCGCGAAGCTGGAGCGATCCCACTACCTGATGCACAACTACCCAGCCTTCATGACCGAGATGAAGCACGTCTTTGAAGACCCTCAGAGGCGGGAGGCTGCCAAACGCAAGATCAGACGTCTGCGCCAAGGCATGGGGTCCGTCATCGACTACTCCAACGCCTTCCAGATGATTGCCCAGGACCTGGATTGGAACGAGCCCGCCCTGATTGACCAGTACCACGAAGGCCTCAGCGACCACATCCAGGCGGAGCTGTCGCGCCTTGAAGTGGCCAAGTCGCTGTCCGCACTGATTGGCCAGTGCATCCACATCGAGAGGAGGCTGGCCAGAGCGGCCGCGGCGCGCAAGCCCCGCTCCCCGCCGCGCGCACTCGTGCTGCCGCACATCCCCAGTCACCACCAGGTAGATCCCACCGAGCCTGTGGGAGGTGCCCGCATGCGCCTGACCCAGGAAGAAAAGGAACGACGCAGAAAGCTGAACCTTTGCCTCTACTGTGGGAATGGAGGCCACTACGCCGACAACTGTCCTGCCAAGGCCTCGAAGGCTTCGC GCGGGAAACTCCCCGGCCCCGCTGTAGAGGGACCTTCAGCGACCGGGCCGGAATTAATAAGGTCCCCCCAAGATGATGCGTCATCTCCACACTTGCAAGTGATGCTCCAGATTCATCTCCCGGGCAGACACACCCTGTTCGTCCGAGCCATGATCGATTCTGGTGCTTCTGGCAACTTCATCGATCACGAGTACGTTGCCCAAAATGGAATTCCTCTGAGAGTCAAGGACTGGCCGATACTTGTAGAGGCAATTGACGGACGTCCCATAGCATCGGGCCCCGTCGTGCACGAAACACATGACCTGATCGTCGACCTGGGAGATCACCGCGAGGTGCTGTCATTCGATGTGACTCAGTCTCCATTCTTCCCTGTCGTCCTCGGGGTGCGCTGGCTGAGCACCCACGACCCCAACATCACGTGGAGCACCCGATCTATTGTCTTTGATTCTGAGTATTGCCGATACCACTGCCGGATGTACTCTCCCATCCCACCGTCGCTCCCCCCACCAGCGCAGCCGTCCTTCTACTACCCCGTGGATGGCTACAGAGTTTACCAACCAGTGAGGTACTACTATGTCCAGAACGTGTACACGCCAGTGGATGAAAATGTCTACCCAGATCACCGTCTGGTGGACCCCAACATAGAGATGATACCTGGAGCACACAGTATTCCCAGCGGACACGTGTACTCACTGTCCGAACCTGAAATGGCAGCTCTGCGAGAGTTCGTGGCCAGAAACGTGAAAGATGGGCTGATCACCCCAACAATCGCCCCCAACGGAGCCCAAGTTCTCCAGGTGAAAAGGGGGTGGAAACTGCAAGTTTCCTACGACTGCCGAGCTCCCAACAACTTCACCATTCAGAATCAGTATCCTCGACTCTCTATTCCAAACTTGGATGACCAAGCCCACCTGGCGACATATACTGAATTCGTACCTCAAATACCTGGCTACCAAACGTACCCCACATATGCCACGTACCCTACCTACCCAGTAGGATTCGCCTGGTACCCAGTGGGGCGAGATGGACATGGACGATCGCTCTATGTCCCCGTGATGATCACCTGGAATCCACATTGGTACCGCCAGCCTCCGGTACCCCAGTATCCGCCaccgcagccgccgccgccgccgccgccgccgccgcctccgccgTCTTACAGCACCATGTAA